The Thermofilaceae archaeon genomic sequence AGCTTTAAATAGAAGTATGTCAATTCGTGAGCGTGAGTAGGGTAAAGGTCACGAGAAGCTACCAGGTTACCCTCCCGAGGGATGTTCGAGAGGCCCTCGGCATCAAGGTCGGCGATTACCTTGAGGTTCGCGTGGATGAAAGGGGTAGGATAGTCATGGAGAAGGTGAGGAGGGAGAGGTTGAGGCTAGCAGCGGGTAGGAAGCTCACCCCCGAGGAGATCGATGAGGTGATCGCGAGGGGGCTGGGTGAGGCGTTTGCGGGAGGCGGTGATTGACACAAACGTCCTCGTCTACGACACCTTCAGCGACTCCGTGTACCACGAGCAAGCCGCGCAGCTGCTGGACAGCCTGGACTCCTGGGTGATACCATTGATCGTCATCTACGAGCTCGTTTGGTTC encodes the following:
- a CDS encoding AbrB/MazE/SpoVT family DNA-binding domain-containing protein; the protein is MSRVKVTRSYQVTLPRDVREALGIKVGDYLEVRVDERGRIVMEKVRRERLRLAAGRKLTPEEIDEVIARGLGEAFAGGGD